One Paenisporosarcina sp. FSL H8-0542 genomic region harbors:
- a CDS encoding DUF2294 domain-containing protein, translating into MPISQKKKLEADLSEAFIKLQRELLGRGPQETKTYIVGDMVIARFKGVLTVEEKHLVSHDNGRKLVKQMRQVLREMYSKDFEGIVEKCTGCKVLSSHADISTKMGERIEVFIVDKDLEKSLD; encoded by the coding sequence TTGCCAATCTCACAGAAGAAAAAGTTAGAAGCTGATTTAAGTGAAGCATTTATAAAGCTGCAACGAGAATTACTCGGTCGTGGCCCACAAGAAACGAAGACCTATATTGTAGGAGATATGGTGATTGCACGATTTAAAGGGGTTCTTACCGTGGAAGAAAAACATCTTGTTTCTCATGACAACGGACGGAAACTGGTTAAACAGATGCGACAAGTCCTGCGCGAAATGTACAGTAAGGATTTTGAGGGCATAGTTGAAAAATGTACAGGTTGTAAGGTACTCTCAAGCCATGCAGATATAAGTACCAAGATGGGTGAACGAATTGAAGTTTTTATTGTGGACAAGGACTTGGAGAAATCTTTAGATTAA
- a CDS encoding LysM peptidoglycan-binding domain-containing C40 family peptidase: MLAFSFSGVAGATYSVHKGDTLNGIAYKYRMGYQDLRSLNPQIKNPHQLNIGQSIVVRTPDKPSDLVDYAKVLKTQTKYVYGADYSLAPYKADCSSWTKHVYAKFGVNLPRTSREQSHIGTSISFKNMKKGDLMFFASNGKTISHVGIYMGNGQWISNLNTANSVKTFSVWGPWTQKHFMWAQRVL, from the coding sequence ATGTTAGCGTTTTCATTTTCAGGAGTCGCAGGTGCAACATATTCAGTGCATAAAGGTGATACATTAAACGGCATTGCTTATAAATACAGAATGGGCTATCAGGATTTGCGATCATTAAATCCGCAAATCAAAAATCCTCATCAACTTAATATTGGTCAATCTATTGTTGTTAGAACACCGGACAAACCATCTGATCTTGTTGACTATGCAAAGGTTCTTAAAACACAAACAAAATACGTGTACGGAGCAGATTATAGCCTAGCACCTTACAAAGCAGATTGTAGTAGCTGGACTAAACATGTCTATGCTAAATTTGGCGTGAACTTGCCTAGAACTAGCCGTGAGCAATCACATATCGGAACGTCAATTTCATTTAAGAATATGAAAAAAGGGGATTTAATGTTCTTTGCGAGCAACGGCAAAACTATTTCTCATGTAGGGATTTATATGGGGAATGGACAATGGATCAGCAATCTAAACACGGCAAACAGTGTAAAAACTTTTTCTGTCTGGGGACCATGGACACAAAAACACTTCATGTGGGCACAAAGAGTACTTTAA
- the kdpA gene encoding potassium-transporting ATPase subunit KdpA, which produces MDFLQIGIVLLLVVLLAIPMGRYIAKVFSLEETKLDKVFGGVEKAIYKMSGISIMSMNWKQYAKALLISNIVMFATCYTIIRLQGILPANPSGIAAMDPLLAFNTVVSFLTNTNLQHYSGESGLSYFSQMTVIIFLMFTTPATGLALCLAFMRGITGQKSVGNFYVDLVRANTRILIPLSIVVGLLLVGQGVPQTMGATISATTVEGAMQQIARGPVAALESIKHLGTNGGGFFGVNSAHPFENPTPFSNVIEILAMFLIPTALPFAFGAMAKSRKQGVILFSTMGLMFLAFLSLTYFSEANGNPELEKIGLSQENGSMEGKEVRFGIAQSALFTTVTTAATTGTVNNMHDTLTPLGGFVPLVLMMFNSVFGGDGVGFINIMMYSILAVFLAGLMVGRTPEFLGRKIEAKEMKLIAITILIHPLIILVPTAIALATEMGSSAISNPGYHGISQVVYEFTSSAANNGSGFEGLGDNTPFWNISTGLVMLFGRYFSMIAMIAVAGSLLAKKPVPETMGTFKTDNSTFLVILLATVVIVGALTFFPVLALGPIAEWLTIR; this is translated from the coding sequence ATGGATTTTTTACAAATAGGAATTGTATTACTACTGGTTGTGCTACTGGCAATTCCGATGGGGCGCTATATTGCCAAAGTATTTTCTTTGGAAGAAACAAAGCTTGATAAAGTTTTTGGTGGCGTAGAAAAAGCCATTTATAAGATGTCGGGTATCTCGATAATGAGCATGAACTGGAAACAATATGCAAAAGCTTTATTGATTAGTAACATCGTCATGTTTGCCACTTGTTACACCATTATTCGTTTGCAAGGGATATTACCGGCCAATCCAAGTGGGATTGCTGCAATGGATCCTCTCTTAGCCTTCAATACAGTAGTTAGCTTCTTGACGAATACGAACTTACAGCATTATAGCGGGGAATCAGGGTTATCTTACTTCTCCCAAATGACCGTCATTATATTTTTGATGTTTACAACACCGGCAACGGGTCTTGCCTTATGTTTGGCATTCATGCGTGGAATCACTGGTCAAAAAAGTGTCGGGAACTTTTATGTTGACCTAGTACGGGCAAATACACGTATCTTAATCCCGTTATCCATAGTTGTAGGACTGCTTCTAGTTGGTCAGGGTGTTCCGCAAACGATGGGTGCCACAATATCCGCGACAACAGTTGAAGGTGCGATGCAGCAAATTGCGCGTGGACCTGTTGCAGCGCTGGAATCAATTAAACACTTAGGTACAAACGGTGGAGGATTCTTTGGTGTTAACTCGGCTCATCCTTTTGAAAATCCAACACCATTTTCAAATGTCATAGAGATTCTGGCCATGTTCTTGATTCCAACTGCTTTGCCATTTGCATTCGGAGCAATGGCTAAAAGCCGTAAACAAGGGGTCATCCTATTTTCAACCATGGGACTCATGTTCCTCGCCTTTTTATCACTTACTTATTTTAGTGAAGCAAATGGAAATCCGGAACTGGAGAAAATTGGTCTTTCTCAAGAAAATGGAAGTATGGAAGGCAAAGAGGTTCGTTTTGGAATTGCTCAAAGTGCCTTGTTTACCACAGTTACAACCGCAGCGACGACAGGAACAGTTAATAACATGCACGATACATTGACACCCCTAGGAGGCTTCGTTCCATTAGTGTTAATGATGTTCAACAGTGTATTCGGTGGAGATGGAGTAGGCTTCATCAATATCATGATGTACTCTATTCTTGCCGTATTCCTGGCAGGATTGATGGTAGGTCGTACACCCGAGTTTTTAGGAAGAAAAATCGAAGCAAAAGAAATGAAATTGATTGCGATTACCATATTGATTCATCCGTTAATTATTCTTGTTCCCACAGCAATCGCATTGGCTACTGAGATGGGCTCATCAGCGATTTCGAATCCAGGATATCACGGGATTTCTCAGGTTGTTTATGAGTTTACATCTTCGGCAGCAAACAATGGTTCTGGATTTGAGGGGTTAGGAGATAACACGCCGTTTTGGAATATCTCAACTGGTTTGGTTATGTTATTTGGCCGTTACTTCTCAATGATTGCGATGATTGCAGTAGCTGGTTCATTACTAGCCAAAAAACCGGTTCCCGAAACAATGGGTACTTTTAAAACAGACAACAGCACATTCCTGGTCATCTTACTGGCAACAGTTGTCATCGTAGGTGCGCTTACATTTTTCCCTGTACTTGCGTTAGGGCCGATTGCTGAATGGTTAACTATTCGATAA
- a CDS encoding BsuPI-related putative proteinase inhibitor: protein MKWDGKVTADVDQATFTFTVKNNSEQPIILEFPTSQSYDYSVYNAQGERVYHFSKGKMFLQALQYKTLNKGEQIQFESIWNYKTNEAERVPAGMYTVNAILTIRKINDTLVHSQPSTTFEFYIPAENTAFK from the coding sequence TTGAAATGGGATGGAAAAGTCACCGCAGATGTAGATCAAGCTACGTTTACTTTTACAGTTAAAAATAATAGTGAGCAGCCAATAATTCTAGAATTCCCAACGAGTCAGTCTTATGACTATTCAGTGTATAATGCCCAAGGAGAACGAGTGTATCATTTTAGTAAAGGGAAAATGTTTCTCCAAGCACTTCAATATAAAACGTTAAACAAAGGAGAACAAATTCAATTTGAAAGTATCTGGAATTACAAAACGAATGAAGCGGAGAGAGTGCCGGCAGGAATGTATACAGTAAACGCAATATTGACCATTCGGAAAATAAATGACACACTCGTTCATTCACAGCCTTCTACTACGTTTGAATTTTATATTCCGGCTGAAAATACTGCTTTCAAATAG
- the kdpC gene encoding potassium-transporting ATPase subunit KdpC gives MLKNLRLTLVLLFICGVGYPLAMTGFSQLIMPAKAEGSLLTDQDGKVVGSELIGQTFNDPKYFSGRVSSIDNNAAGSGSGNYAPSNEDMIERTKSDIDIFLKNNPDIQKKDIPADLLTNSGSGLDPHISPLAAEIQVPRIAAERGVSEEELLTIIKEHTEGRQLGVFGEPRVNVLNLNLALDE, from the coding sequence ATGTTAAAAAACTTACGATTAACGCTCGTGTTACTTTTTATATGTGGGGTAGGTTACCCATTGGCGATGACAGGTTTTTCGCAACTAATTATGCCAGCAAAAGCAGAGGGAAGCTTATTGACGGATCAAGATGGGAAAGTAGTTGGATCTGAGCTAATCGGCCAAACATTTAATGACCCAAAGTACTTTTCTGGAAGAGTTTCTTCTATAGATAATAACGCAGCAGGTTCTGGGTCCGGAAACTATGCGCCTTCGAATGAAGATATGATTGAACGAACTAAATCGGATATTGACATATTTCTAAAAAATAATCCTGATATTCAAAAGAAAGATATTCCAGCAGATTTATTAACCAACTCTGGATCAGGACTGGATCCACATATTTCACCATTAGCTGCTGAGATACAGGTTCCTCGAATTGCAGCTGAAAGGGGAGTTAGTGAAGAAGAATTATTAACAATAATTAAGGAACATACGGAAGGACGTCAGTTAGGTGTGTTTGGTGAACCACGTGTAAATGTATTGAATCTCAATTTGGCTCTTGATGAATAG
- a CDS encoding universal stress protein yields the protein MVDQFRRKSPEALLQEIVKVNKGHLKIILGAVSGSGKTYHMLLEGNAMKKSGIDVVVGLVSVSNHPKTVEQTGQLENIAPIEWNNEGIIKCDLDMEAILARNPELVLVDELAHRNSPQAKNKTRLDDVLELINKKISVITTVNIYDLQGVREVAEETLGVRVQVDHCVPEDTLDLADEVKLIDVTPESILKRLHDGTIERTIVTSKGRDKLYLRDNLAVLRELSLRFVAEEVNEVLDSYREKQGMLGASGASEKILVSVQYHWNGSILIRRGQQIAKRLGAELLVVCFRSSKRNLTKNEESFRREIKKLVGKIGGSFEERPIINEDVADEIYNYATKKKITRIVVGQTKRSRLEEVMYGSILNKILRKTKNIDLFIVADRAEKEGERILPAKKSEIPTSDPYRRLSHKELENEVHKIKNGTLKVYIGSAPGVGKTFTMLREANILKRNGIDVVIGLLETHGRKETLEQVGTLEFIPRKKVKYKHVILEEMDTEAILKRNPEVVLVDEIAHTNIPTSKYSKRYMDVEEIIKSGISVISTMNIQHLESLNDSVEQITGVRVRETVPDNILRMADEIELIDISAKALRTRMRQGNIYAATKIEQSLNNFFRTGNLIALRELALREVADDVDERLESLERSRTLRGPWRKQEIIFVCVNLGNDSERLIRRGFRIAYRLKARWYVIYVKDHAALSESEESMSNKVKSLTERLGGEFEIYETSHRRKVVYELVQKLNERKATQVIIGQSARTRVEEIMKGSVVQKLLRLVRHLDVLVVADYKSEKDKNF from the coding sequence ATGGTAGACCAATTTCGGAGGAAGTCACCTGAAGCACTGCTTCAGGAAATAGTGAAAGTAAATAAAGGTCACTTGAAAATTATTTTAGGAGCAGTGAGCGGGTCAGGTAAAACCTATCATATGTTACTAGAAGGGAATGCAATGAAAAAGAGTGGGATAGATGTCGTGGTTGGACTAGTTAGTGTATCGAACCATCCAAAAACAGTTGAACAAACTGGACAGCTTGAAAATATTGCTCCGATTGAGTGGAACAATGAAGGAATAATAAAATGTGATTTAGATATGGAAGCGATTCTTGCGCGAAATCCTGAATTAGTTCTTGTAGATGAGTTAGCACATCGAAATTCCCCACAAGCTAAAAATAAAACAAGATTAGACGATGTTTTAGAATTAATCAATAAAAAAATAAGTGTGATTACAACGGTCAATATTTATGATTTGCAAGGTGTACGAGAAGTAGCTGAAGAAACTTTAGGTGTTCGCGTACAGGTTGATCATTGTGTCCCCGAAGATACATTAGATTTAGCTGATGAAGTAAAACTCATTGATGTGACCCCTGAATCCATACTAAAGCGATTACATGATGGAACAATTGAAAGAACCATTGTTACATCAAAAGGAAGAGATAAATTATATTTGCGTGACAATCTTGCGGTTCTTAGAGAGCTCTCATTAAGGTTTGTAGCAGAAGAAGTAAATGAGGTATTGGATTCTTATAGAGAAAAACAAGGGATGTTAGGAGCATCAGGTGCCTCTGAAAAAATTTTGGTATCCGTTCAATACCATTGGAACGGGTCCATCTTAATCCGTCGAGGCCAACAAATAGCCAAGCGACTAGGAGCAGAACTCCTTGTTGTCTGTTTTCGTTCATCAAAAAGAAACCTCACCAAAAATGAAGAATCGTTCAGACGCGAGATAAAAAAACTTGTGGGAAAAATAGGTGGTTCTTTTGAAGAACGTCCTATTATAAATGAGGATGTAGCTGATGAAATTTACAATTACGCTACGAAGAAAAAAATCACCCGTATAGTCGTGGGGCAAACAAAACGTAGCAGATTGGAAGAAGTGATGTATGGGTCAATTTTGAACAAAATACTACGAAAAACAAAAAATATAGATTTATTTATCGTAGCAGATCGTGCAGAAAAAGAAGGAGAACGGATTCTACCTGCAAAAAAATCAGAAATTCCGACGTCAGATCCATACCGACGACTATCACATAAAGAACTTGAAAATGAGGTACATAAAATTAAAAATGGCACCTTAAAGGTTTACATCGGCTCTGCCCCAGGAGTTGGTAAGACATTCACGATGCTTCGTGAAGCAAATATCTTGAAGCGAAATGGAATTGACGTAGTGATAGGCTTATTGGAAACCCACGGAAGAAAAGAAACGCTGGAACAAGTTGGTACCCTTGAGTTCATTCCTAGAAAAAAAGTGAAGTATAAACATGTCATTTTAGAAGAAATGGATACAGAAGCTATTTTAAAGCGTAACCCTGAGGTTGTTCTTGTCGATGAAATCGCCCATACGAATATTCCTACTAGTAAGTATTCAAAAAGATATATGGATGTCGAAGAAATAATAAAGTCAGGTATTTCAGTGATTTCTACTATGAACATTCAACACTTGGAAAGTTTAAACGATAGTGTTGAACAAATTACGGGAGTGCGAGTTCGCGAAACGGTTCCAGACAATATTCTTCGAATGGCAGATGAAATAGAATTAATCGATATTTCAGCTAAAGCTTTAAGAACACGGATGCGGCAAGGGAATATATATGCTGCAACGAAAATTGAACAATCCTTAAATAATTTTTTTAGAACAGGTAACTTGATTGCGTTACGGGAATTGGCGCTACGTGAAGTAGCAGATGATGTTGACGAGAGATTGGAGTCTCTGGAGAGAAGTCGAACGTTAAGAGGGCCTTGGCGGAAACAGGAAATAATATTTGTTTGTGTAAATTTAGGGAATGACAGTGAACGGCTAATTCGAAGGGGATTCCGTATTGCTTATCGATTGAAAGCCAGGTGGTATGTAATTTATGTAAAAGATCATGCTGCTCTTTCAGAATCAGAGGAATCTATGTCAAATAAAGTGAAGTCATTAACAGAAAGACTTGGCGGAGAGTTTGAGATATATGAAACATCGCATCGAAGAAAAGTCGTGTATGAATTAGTTCAAAAGCTAAATGAAAGAAAAGCAACACAAGTCATTATTGGACAGTCAGCTAGAACACGTGTGGAAGAAATCATGAAAGGATCGGTAGTTCAAAAGCTATTGCGTTTAGTCCGACATTTAGATGTGTTAGTTGTTGCTGATTATAAGTCTGAAAAAGACAAAAATTTTTGA
- the kdpB gene encoding potassium-transporting ATPase subunit KdpB, producing MNTTRKVTLTNDIVKRAIIDSFKKLDPRLMAKNPVMFVVEIGFIVTLFLTIFPTMFGGESNAFYNGIVSFILLVTILFANFAEALAEGRGKAQADSLKKTKQDTKAKLLQKDGSFKMVSSTDLRKGDIVVVEANELIPSDGEIIEGVASVDESAITGESAPVIKESGGDFCSVTGGTRVISDSIKIRITTDPGESFLDRMISLVEGAKRQKTPNEIALNTLLVSLTLIFLIVCTTLLPIASYVDATIPISTLIALLVCLIPTTIGGLLSAIGIAGMDRVTQFNVIAMSGKAVEAAGDINTIILDKTGTITFGNRMAATFIPVENVNQKELNKVALHTSLYDETPEGRSVVELARKMGVSVSELNVAGSEGVEFKAETRMSGTNFANGRQVRKGAVNAIKDYVMKKGGTVPSDLDEKTKEIAMEGGTPLAVADGNRILGLIYLKDTVKPGMKERFDELRKMGIKTVMCTGDNPLTAATIAREAGVDDFIAEAKPEDKIAVIKKEQSEGKLVAMTGDGTNDAPALAQADVGLAMNSGTTAAKEAANMVDLDSDPTKIIEVVGIGKQLLMTRGALTTFSIANDVAKYFAIIPAMFMVAIPQMAALNIMNLATPQSAILSALIFNAIIIPLLIPLAMKGVKYVPMSSTKLLNRNLFIYGFGGVMIPFIGIKIIDLMLVLINLT from the coding sequence ATGAACACAACGCGTAAAGTTACGCTGACTAATGATATTGTCAAGCGGGCAATAATTGATTCATTTAAAAAACTTGATCCACGACTTATGGCGAAAAATCCAGTCATGTTCGTCGTTGAAATAGGATTTATTGTTACGTTATTTCTAACAATTTTTCCAACGATGTTTGGCGGAGAGTCCAATGCCTTTTACAACGGAATCGTCAGCTTTATCCTATTGGTTACTATTCTATTTGCCAACTTCGCAGAAGCTTTGGCTGAAGGAAGAGGAAAAGCGCAAGCGGACAGCTTGAAAAAAACAAAACAAGATACAAAAGCAAAGCTGCTCCAAAAAGATGGAAGCTTTAAAATGGTCAGCTCAACTGACTTAAGAAAAGGGGACATCGTTGTTGTTGAAGCGAACGAATTGATCCCGAGTGATGGAGAAATTATTGAAGGTGTTGCTTCTGTTGACGAGTCAGCAATTACTGGTGAATCTGCACCTGTCATTAAAGAATCAGGCGGTGACTTCTGCTCGGTAACTGGTGGTACACGAGTAATAAGTGATAGCATCAAAATTCGTATAACGACAGATCCAGGTGAATCTTTCCTTGATCGAATGATTAGTTTGGTTGAAGGGGCGAAACGTCAAAAAACACCGAATGAAATTGCACTGAATACATTGCTCGTTAGTTTAACGTTAATCTTTCTAATTGTTTGTACAACATTATTACCCATTGCATCTTATGTGGATGCGACCATTCCGATCTCAACACTAATTGCCTTGCTAGTTTGTTTAATTCCAACAACCATTGGGGGCCTTCTTTCAGCTATTGGTATTGCAGGAATGGATCGGGTTACACAGTTTAACGTGATTGCCATGTCAGGTAAAGCAGTAGAAGCTGCTGGTGACATTAACACAATCATCCTTGATAAAACAGGAACAATTACATTTGGTAACCGAATGGCTGCAACGTTTATTCCAGTAGAAAATGTAAATCAAAAAGAATTAAATAAAGTGGCTCTTCATACTTCACTCTATGACGAGACGCCAGAAGGCCGATCAGTCGTTGAGTTAGCAAGAAAAATGGGTGTTTCTGTATCAGAACTAAATGTAGCCGGATCTGAGGGGGTAGAGTTTAAAGCGGAGACGAGAATGAGTGGAACGAACTTTGCAAACGGGCGTCAAGTCCGTAAAGGTGCAGTCAATGCCATCAAAGATTACGTAATGAAAAAAGGTGGAACAGTTCCAAGTGATTTGGATGAGAAAACGAAGGAAATTGCGATGGAAGGTGGTACGCCGCTTGCCGTAGCAGATGGTAACCGAATTTTAGGATTAATTTATTTAAAAGATACAGTTAAACCAGGAATGAAAGAGCGTTTTGATGAACTAAGAAAAATGGGAATAAAAACGGTGATGTGTACTGGCGATAATCCTTTAACAGCTGCAACTATTGCCCGCGAAGCCGGGGTTGATGATTTTATTGCAGAGGCAAAACCAGAAGATAAAATTGCTGTTATAAAAAAAGAGCAATCTGAGGGTAAACTTGTTGCGATGACAGGTGATGGAACCAACGATGCCCCAGCTCTTGCTCAAGCAGATGTTGGTCTTGCCATGAATAGTGGAACAACTGCTGCTAAAGAAGCTGCTAATATGGTTGATTTAGACTCGGATCCAACAAAAATCATTGAAGTAGTGGGAATCGGAAAGCAGTTGTTAATGACAAGGGGAGCATTGACAACCTTCAGTATTGCAAACGATGTAGCAAAATACTTTGCCATCATTCCTGCGATGTTCATGGTAGCTATTCCTCAAATGGCTGCTCTGAACATTATGAATTTGGCAACACCGCAAAGTGCGATATTGTCTGCACTGATCTTCAATGCCATCATCATTCCTTTGTTGATTCCTTTAGCAATGAAGGGCGTAAAATATGTTCCGATGAGCTCGACTAAGCTTTTAAACCGCAACCTGTTTATTTATGGGTTTGGCGGAGTTATGATTCCTTTTATTGGTATAAAAATAATTGACTTGATGCTAGTTTTGATAAATTTAACATAA